DNA sequence from the Bradyrhizobium diazoefficiens genome:
GCCTGCGGCTCAATGAGGTTCAAGCCAATGGAAATGCGCCGGCGCTAATGCTTCGGCTTGGTCGCATCCACTGCGGCGCGGCTGACGATTTGGCCTATTTCGCTGGCTTGTTCGGCCAAGGCCTTCATCTGGGCCTGGACGTATTCGCTGTGCAGCCGCATCACCTCGCTGACGTCCTTGGCGTGGACCAGCGACTGGGCGTAGTTCAGCGAAGCCTGTACGTTGGTCTCGGCGAAGGCGATCGCCCTTGCGCCGATGTCCTTGGCGCCGGCGCGCATGCTGGCGCCGTGCTCTTCCAGGGAGCCGGCGGCGGCTTGGGCATTGGCCAGCAGCTTCTCGAAGGCGTCGCGGACCTGCTTGAGACTGGATTCCGCCATGTTGCGCATTTCCGGCGGAATCTCGAAATGATCGTGGGACTGATCGGTCATGGCTGCGACTCCTCTTTCCTTGCCTGTGCTGTGTTGCTGGTTTTGCCGGCCGCTTGGCCGTTCCGCCCGCCCAGCGTAAGCCTAGCCGCGGACGGTATTGCCGGTATGACGCCGGCTCCGCACAAAATCCTGCGGATGCAACGAGGCGGCCGCTTGCCGGTTCAGCCACATTAAGGTTATCGCGGCATTAGGCCTCTCCTCCTAGGCTGGGGCCGTGGACCTGCCCGCGCCCGCGCGCGATACTAACCCTTTCTTAAGGCTGCCATTCCCGGCGGCCTTTGACGTGAAGCGTGACAGCGAGACTTAAAGCCGGTCGGATGACGAGTTCGGATTTCCAGTTGCGGGGCGTCGGCGATCCCAGGCTGTCCGTGCATGCGACCTCGCCGCTGCCGGCGTGGCTCTGGTCGCTCGACGGCAGCCGCGTGCTGTGGGCCAATGCGGTCGGCGCCAAGCTGTTCGGCGCAGCCCATGGAGCGGCCCTCGCGGAAAAGACCTTTGGACCGGCCGACACGCATCGCCGCCAGGTCAGCCGGCTCGCCCGCCAGCTGTCGGCGA
Encoded proteins:
- a CDS encoding phasin family protein, with amino-acid sequence MTDQSHDHFEIPPEMRNMAESSLKQVRDAFEKLLANAQAAAGSLEEHGASMRAGAKDIGARAIAFAETNVQASLNYAQSLVHAKDVSEVMRLHSEYVQAQMKALAEQASEIGQIVSRAAVDATKPKH